The Candidatus Manganitrophus noduliformans genome window below encodes:
- a CDS encoding phosphodiester glycosidase family protein: MDIAAAKKKEGLWKELLEDPIVFGNSNFFSLLKTRGIPMAVGKDSEDPEANWAVVEASKVDLKIIEYTVAGKTIHDAVKDFSDSSIIINGAMFNPKGIDPPKTIGLLYDQGQRLSTSLDPQATPGTQEAKLLNVVRKRFTFGQTSPGRGIRSYKYGQNATLPFVEQIKTHVTGLFSFIRFGVKQTVNDDKDLNVFFDMQQDWRGIGIIGVAPESGYLLFYAREGGTYGRHTDDIQEALVNMGVRDAFLVDGGSSVALAVNGAVVVASDRHEDPNLIATVTNYLVFYPKQKAVHAK, translated from the coding sequence ATGGATATTGCCGCAGCTAAAAAAAAAGAAGGGCTATGGAAGGAACTGTTGGAAGATCCGATAGTTTTTGGAAATTCGAATTTTTTCTCGCTCCTCAAGACCAGAGGAATTCCAATGGCGGTGGGAAAGGATAGCGAAGACCCTGAAGCCAATTGGGCGGTTGTAGAGGCATCGAAAGTTGATCTAAAAATCATTGAATACACGGTCGCAGGCAAAACTATTCATGATGCGGTCAAGGACTTTTCGGATTCTTCGATAATCATCAATGGTGCCATGTTCAACCCCAAAGGAATTGATCCTCCAAAGACAATTGGCTTACTCTATGATCAAGGGCAGCGTCTTTCGACCTCACTTGATCCCCAAGCAACGCCAGGGACTCAGGAAGCCAAATTACTGAATGTGGTCCGCAAGAGATTCACCTTCGGGCAAACTTCTCCAGGTAGAGGCATACGTTCATACAAATACGGTCAAAACGCTACGCTACCATTTGTCGAACAAATCAAAACACACGTCACTGGTCTTTTTTCATTCATAAGATTCGGGGTAAAGCAAACAGTGAACGATGACAAAGACCTTAATGTATTCTTCGATATGCAGCAGGATTGGAGGGGTATAGGAATAATTGGAGTAGCTCCAGAATCTGGCTATCTTTTGTTTTATGCTCGGGAAGGTGGAACATACGGCAGACATACGGATGACATTCAAGAAGCGCTGGTTAATATGGGTGTAAGAGATGCGTTCTTGGTAGATGGTGGGAGCTCTGTGGCGCTTGCAGTGAATGGTGCTGTTGTGGTCGCTTCGGACAGGCATGAGGATCCTAACCTGATTGCTACAGTTACAAACTATTTAGTATTTTATCCAAAGCAAAAGGCAGTGCATGCCAAGTGA
- a CDS encoding Ig-like domain-containing protein: MNRICGEKKLRFIGFIIFVFTTLGLAGCGGGGGESNNPGPDQISVPDTTPDTTAPAVSSTAPAAGATGVAVNTTVQATFSEAVDPATITTATFTLTQGTISGAGTVIYPGNIDTDNSGSQYAWGENVGWINFKPSYGPGVTVTASSVTGYAWGENVRWIHLDPTNGGVINDGAGHLSGYAWGENVGWINFAPAGGGVSINATTGAFSGKAWGENIGWISFDLTGSIAPYAAETSWRSDSPPNQAPITLTQGTTSVAGTVSLSADGKSATFTPSESLAFSTDYTATITTGVKDAAGNPLAAEHLWIFTTGDAPPAPLPPPDSTAPATPTGLSLLPPSPANDNFPKVLGSAEAGSTVKLYTDATCASAVAATGSAAEFASPGLTITVADNATTTFHATATDAAGNRSPCSAGITYVEDSAAPANTTAANFINVGLEFTSSTAVNLSISATDNIGVTGYYASESATAPSPTAAGWTAVGPTTSFPSTTVSFTLSGGDGAKTVHVWFKDAAGNISLAVSDSLTLDTTRPTVLSTAPVAGATSAAVNTSVSATFSEAVDPATINTSTFTLKTAAGSPAAGTVALNPDGKTATFTPSASLAFSTTYTATITTGVKDLAGNPLAADFVWNFTTEAAVIGVIERVSVATDGTQGNGLISAPPSISADGRYVAFQSQASNLVAGDTNLAADVFVRDTCLGAPVGCVPSTIRASVATDGTQANTSSLPPVMSANGRYVAFESGASTLVPTDADGGAQDVFVRDTCIGAPAGCTPFTFIATDGNPERGINSSISPDGRYVGFDRLGIHLRDTCLGAVDGCTPSTVLVQAGAAGAGGRASISAGGRYVAFNSFSQISVRDTCIGAPAGCTPSTTPVSVAPDGTAGNAGSQAHSISSDGRYVAFASGASNLVDGDTNLSLTDIFVRDTCFGAPPGCVPSTILVSVSTDGIQGNSFSEYPSISAGGRYVAFDSGANNLVAGDTSARDVFVRDTCLGAPAGCVPSTVRVNVTSNGTQDNCGAAGLPSISADGRYVAFSSCGTNLVTGDTNNFFDVFLAATGFPAE, from the coding sequence ATGAACCGGATCTGTGGGGAGAAGAAGCTGAGATTCATCGGGTTTATTATATTTGTATTCACCACCTTGGGACTGGCCGGCTGCGGCGGGGGAGGCGGAGAGAGCAATAACCCGGGGCCGGATCAGATCTCTGTCCCCGACACCACCCCCGACACCACCGCTCCGGCGGTTTCTTCCACCGCTCCGGCGGCGGGGGCGACGGGGGTCGCGGTGAATACGACGGTCCAAGCCACCTTCAGCGAGGCGGTCGATCCGGCGACGATCACCACGGCGACCTTCACCCTGACGCAGGGGACAATATCCGGCGCGGGGACGGTGATCTATCCCGGAAACATCGACACGGACAACAGCGGCTCCCAGTATGCCTGGGGAGAAAATGTCGGCTGGATCAACTTCAAGCCCTCTTATGGTCCTGGGGTCACGGTCACTGCCTCTTCAGTGACCGGCTATGCCTGGGGGGAGAACGTGAGATGGATCCATTTGGACCCCACGAACGGCGGTGTGATCAACGACGGCGCGGGGCATCTCTCCGGATATGCCTGGGGGGAGAACGTCGGGTGGATCAACTTCGCCCCGGCCGGCGGAGGGGTTTCGATCAACGCCACCACCGGGGCCTTTAGCGGCAAGGCGTGGGGAGAGAATATCGGCTGGATCAGCTTTGATCTTACCGGATCTATTGCTCCCTATGCGGCAGAGACGTCGTGGAGGAGCGATTCCCCTCCGAATCAGGCCCCTATCACCCTGACGCAGGGGACAACATCCGTCGCGGGGACGGTCAGCCTCAGCGCCGATGGGAAGAGCGCCACCTTCACCCCATCGGAGAGCCTCGCCTTCTCCACGGACTATACGGCGACGATCACCACCGGGGTGAAAGATGCAGCGGGCAATCCCCTTGCGGCCGAGCATCTCTGGATCTTCACCACGGGGGATGCTCCACCCGCTCCCCTCCCTCCCCCCGACAGCACCGCTCCGGCGACGCCGACCGGGTTAAGCCTCTTACCCCCCTCTCCTGCGAACGACAACTTCCCGAAGGTGCTCGGATCGGCTGAAGCCGGCTCGACGGTGAAGCTCTATACCGATGCAACCTGCGCCTCTGCGGTGGCGGCCACGGGGAGCGCGGCGGAGTTTGCCTCGCCGGGGCTGACAATAACTGTTGCCGACAACGCAACGACCACCTTCCATGCCACCGCTACCGACGCCGCAGGCAACAGATCTCCTTGTTCAGCGGGTATCACCTATGTAGAGGACAGCGCCGCCCCGGCCAACACCACCGCTGCAAACTTCATCAACGTCGGTCTTGAGTTTACCTCATCGACGGCCGTGAATCTCTCTATCTCGGCGACAGATAATATCGGAGTGACCGGCTACTACGCTTCGGAAAGCGCAACCGCTCCATCACCGACGGCGGCGGGGTGGACGGCAGTTGGACCGACGACATCGTTTCCCTCGACCACTGTTTCTTTTACATTAAGCGGCGGAGACGGCGCAAAGACGGTGCATGTCTGGTTTAAGGATGCGGCGGGGAATATCTCTCTGGCGGTTTCCGACTCTCTTACACTCGACACCACCCGGCCGACGGTCCTCTCCACCGCTCCTGTGGCCGGGGCGACATCGGCGGCGGTCAATACATCGGTCAGCGCCACCTTCAGCGAGGCGGTCGATCCGGCGACGATCAACACATCGACCTTCACCCTGAAGACCGCCGCAGGGAGCCCGGCGGCGGGGACGGTTGCCCTCAACCCGGACGGGAAAACCGCCACCTTCACGCCGTCGGCGTCTCTGGCTTTCTCCACAACCTATACCGCGACGATCACCACCGGCGTGAAGGATTTAGCGGGCAACCCCCTGGCGGCCGATTTTGTCTGGAATTTCACCACGGAAGCGGCCGTCATCGGCGTCATCGAGCGGGTCTCGGTGGCGACCGACGGCACTCAGGGGAACGGGTTGATCTCGGCGCCGCCATCGATCAGCGCCGATGGCCGGTATGTCGCCTTCCAATCCCAGGCAAGCAACTTGGTAGCGGGGGATACCAATCTTGCCGCGGACGTTTTCGTTCGGGACACCTGTTTGGGTGCGCCGGTAGGATGCGTCCCCTCCACCATTCGGGCCTCGGTGGCGACCGACGGCACCCAGGCGAATACTTCGTCCTTACCGCCCGTTATGAGTGCGAACGGCAGGTATGTCGCCTTTGAGTCCGGCGCAAGCACCCTGGTGCCGACAGATGCTGACGGTGGGGCGCAAGATGTTTTTGTTCGGGACACCTGTATCGGCGCTCCGGCGGGCTGTACCCCGTTCACCTTCATTGCAACCGACGGCAACCCCGAGCGAGGCATCAACTCTTCGATCAGCCCAGACGGCCGGTATGTCGGTTTTGATCGTCTCGGAATTCATCTTCGAGACACCTGCCTGGGGGCGGTGGACGGGTGTACTCCGTCCACAGTCCTCGTTCAGGCTGGAGCGGCTGGAGCGGGTGGTAGAGCCTCGATCAGCGCCGGGGGCCGGTATGTCGCCTTTAACTCGTTTTCTCAGATTTCTGTTCGAGATACCTGTATAGGGGCGCCGGCGGGATGTACTCCATCAACCACGCCGGTCTCAGTCGCCCCCGACGGCACCGCGGGTAATGCTGGTTCTCAAGCGCACTCCATTAGCTCTGACGGCCGTTATGTTGCCTTTGCATCCGGCGCGAGCAACCTGGTGGACGGAGATACCAATTTAAGTTTAACTGACATCTTTGTTCGAGACACCTGTTTTGGGGCGCCTCCGGGGTGTGTTCCGTCCACCATCCTCGTATCGGTGTCGACTGACGGCATTCAGGGGAACAGCTTCAGTGAGTATCCCTCGATCAGCGCCGGTGGCCGTTATGTCGCCTTTGATTCCGGCGCGAACAATCTAGTGGCCGGAGATACCAGCGCGCGGGATGTTTTCGTTCGAGACACCTGTTTGGGGGCGCCGGCGGGGTGTGTTCCGTCAACGGTTCGAGTGAATGTTACAAGCAACGGCACCCAAGACAACTGCGGGGCCGCTGGGTTGCCCTCGATCAGCGCCGATGGCCGGTATGTTGCCTTCAGTTCATGTGGAACCAACTTGGTGACCGGGGATACAAACAATTTCTTTGATGTCTTTCTTGCTGCGACCGGCTTCCCGGCGGAATGA
- a CDS encoding adenosylcobalamin-dependent ribonucleoside-diphosphate reductase — protein MKSKCEMTMREAEYPSLSHNALRVLEKRYLARDEEGRVTETPEALFRRVARTIAEVDRLYGADEAQVLETATRFEALMRSLRFLPNSPTLMNAGKPHAHPQYSACFVIPIEDDMRFIGNAVTAAMLIHKTGGGTGFSFSRLRPKGDLVRSSGGVASGPVSFMRIFDAATEQVKQGSTRRGANMGILRVDHPDILEFIPCKSQDGQIKNFNISVAVTDPFMEALERGDVYPLINPRTKEAEKTLPARQVWDLICESAWRNGDPGLFFIDRANAACPIRHIGEIESTNPCGEVELHPWDACNLGSISLERHPIRDSGTGRSGIDWLALRETVHTAVHFLDNVIDANDHPLPEINEMTRKSRRIGLGVMGFARMLFSLEIPYDSEAGLEMAAEVIGFIQSEGWKASEALAEKRGVYPAWKGSRHEIEGKRVRNAYVTCIAPTGTISMIADTSGGCEPEFSLVWHKHVLDGEDLPYVCDPFVKIAKEEGWWDEALMEKIQANHGSCRAVSGVPEKWQKVFATAHDISPEWHVRMQAAFQRFTDAAVSKTINLPAEATVDDVKQAYLLAYKLGCKGITVYRDGSRAGQVLNVGIAESKGSGFNSDSSDPSDAGPIFKRGELLELPDIVEEKRVRVRTHDGNAYIHIGFLNGRPAEIFAHPALGKYQGFIALACRLASTILRLGGSMEQVLEQFYKAHREYGDVSTPILALMKGIQQGMAHAGDPVTVSDRCPECGGSMRLQEGCMNCTACGFSRC, from the coding sequence ATGAAGAGCAAATGTGAGATGACCATGCGTGAAGCGGAATATCCATCTCTCTCCCACAACGCCCTGCGGGTTTTAGAGAAACGTTATCTGGCGCGGGATGAAGAGGGCAGGGTGACCGAGACCCCGGAGGCACTTTTCCGCAGGGTAGCGAGGACCATTGCGGAGGTAGACCGCCTCTACGGGGCAGATGAAGCGCAGGTTCTTGAAACAGCCACCCGGTTTGAAGCTCTGATGCGGAGTCTCCGGTTTCTCCCCAACAGCCCGACGCTGATGAATGCCGGCAAGCCGCATGCCCACCCGCAGTACAGCGCCTGCTTCGTGATTCCGATCGAAGACGACATGCGGTTTATCGGGAATGCGGTCACCGCCGCGATGCTCATTCACAAGACCGGCGGCGGAACCGGGTTCTCCTTCTCCCGTCTTCGGCCCAAAGGGGATCTGGTCCGAAGCTCCGGTGGGGTCGCCTCCGGGCCGGTCTCGTTCATGCGGATCTTCGATGCCGCCACCGAGCAGGTGAAACAGGGATCGACAAGAAGAGGGGCGAACATGGGGATCCTCCGGGTCGATCATCCCGACATCCTGGAGTTCATCCCCTGCAAATCGCAGGACGGCCAGATCAAGAACTTCAATATCTCCGTGGCCGTGACAGATCCCTTCATGGAGGCGCTGGAGCGGGGTGATGTCTATCCCCTGATCAATCCTCGCACAAAAGAGGCGGAGAAGACCCTTCCGGCCCGTCAGGTCTGGGACCTGATTTGCGAGAGTGCCTGGCGAAACGGCGATCCCGGACTTTTCTTCATCGACCGGGCCAACGCCGCCTGCCCCATCCGGCACATCGGGGAGATCGAGAGCACCAATCCCTGCGGTGAGGTCGAGCTTCACCCGTGGGATGCCTGCAACCTCGGCTCGATCAGCCTGGAGCGGCATCCGATCCGAGATTCCGGAACAGGGAGATCCGGGATCGACTGGCTGGCGCTCCGGGAGACGGTCCATACCGCCGTCCATTTTCTCGATAATGTCATCGACGCCAACGACCATCCTCTTCCCGAAATTAACGAGATGACCCGGAAGAGCCGCCGGATCGGGCTCGGCGTCATGGGTTTTGCCCGGATGCTCTTTTCCCTGGAGATCCCCTATGACAGCGAGGCGGGGTTGGAGATGGCAGCGGAGGTGATCGGTTTCATCCAATCCGAGGGCTGGAAGGCGTCGGAGGCGCTGGCCGAGAAGCGGGGTGTCTATCCTGCCTGGAAAGGAAGCCGGCATGAGATCGAAGGAAAGCGTGTGAGAAACGCCTACGTCACCTGCATCGCCCCGACCGGGACGATCTCGATGATCGCCGACACCTCCGGAGGGTGCGAGCCGGAGTTCTCGCTGGTCTGGCACAAACATGTGCTCGATGGGGAAGATCTTCCTTATGTCTGCGATCCCTTTGTGAAGATCGCAAAAGAGGAAGGGTGGTGGGATGAGGCCCTGATGGAGAAGATCCAAGCCAACCACGGCTCCTGCCGGGCGGTCAGCGGGGTTCCTGAAAAGTGGCAGAAGGTCTTCGCCACGGCCCACGACATCAGTCCGGAGTGGCATGTCCGGATGCAGGCGGCCTTTCAGCGCTTCACCGATGCGGCCGTCAGCAAGACGATCAACCTCCCGGCGGAGGCGACGGTGGACGACGTAAAGCAAGCCTATCTGCTGGCCTACAAGCTCGGCTGCAAAGGAATCACAGTCTACCGGGATGGGAGTCGGGCCGGGCAGGTCCTCAATGTCGGCATCGCTGAGTCAAAAGGGAGTGGTTTCAATTCGGATTCTTCCGACCCGTCTGACGCCGGTCCGATCTTTAAGCGGGGAGAACTGTTAGAGCTTCCCGACATCGTAGAGGAGAAGCGGGTCCGCGTCCGGACCCATGACGGGAACGCCTACATCCACATCGGCTTTCTGAATGGAAGACCGGCGGAGATCTTCGCCCATCCGGCCCTGGGAAAGTATCAGGGATTCATCGCCCTCGCCTGCCGGCTCGCCTCCACCATCTTGCGGCTCGGCGGGAGCATGGAGCAGGTGCTGGAGCAGTTCTACAAGGCCCATCGGGAGTATGGGGATGTCTCGACCCCGATTCTCGCCTTGATGAAGGGGATTCAGCAGGGGATGGCGCACGCGGGAGATCCGGTCACGGTTTCGGACCGATGCCCGGAGTGCGGAGGATCGATGCGGCTGCAGGAAGGGTGTATGAACTGTACTGCCTGCGGTTTCAGCCGGTGTTGA
- a CDS encoding sigma-54 interaction domain-containing protein, translated as MDRRYILFIDLGPDSCLDQNLLQIQKTIGEALPLQKILLETINSIIPSRPLSYTPDLILFRPCSTILLEEALNRLRERWGPIPIVGLVCSKWVALHELYSILINRLDDFLSCPCREIDLILRLRRLLCRNRKSAEETKGDPRLESLVGEERCFVEVVEKIPLLARSDAAVLISGETGTGKELFARAIHYQGPRRGKPFIPVNCGALPDHLFENELFGHAKGAFTDASQEAAGLIAEAEGGTLFLDEIDAISPSAQVKLLRFLQDRAYRPLGAAKSRVADVRIIAASNANLTELVEGKLFRQDLYYRLHVLSLTAPPLRERSGDIPLLAAHFLAKYANQYEKPASYLSHRALQKLLAYPWPGNVRELEGVLQKAVVLGSSPLLQPEAIHLPEPPRREASGGDSLQAVKTRAIASVERAYLSDLLTRHQGNITQAAKGAGKKRQVLQRLLRKYGLERQTFQKTL; from the coding sequence ATGGACCGGCGTTACATCTTATTCATTGATCTTGGCCCCGATTCATGCCTCGATCAAAATCTCTTGCAGATTCAAAAAACAATCGGAGAGGCCCTTCCTCTTCAGAAGATACTTCTTGAGACCATCAACAGCATCATCCCCTCTCGGCCTCTCTCCTATACACCCGATCTGATCCTTTTCCGACCCTGCTCTACAATCCTTCTTGAAGAGGCGCTCAACCGCTTGAGGGAGAGATGGGGGCCGATTCCCATCGTCGGTCTGGTCTGTTCAAAATGGGTTGCTTTACACGAGCTCTATTCGATTCTCATTAACCGGCTCGATGATTTTCTCTCCTGCCCATGCAGGGAGATCGATCTGATTCTCCGCCTTCGGCGCCTTCTCTGTCGGAATAGAAAGAGCGCCGAAGAAACAAAAGGAGATCCTCGCCTTGAATCATTGGTGGGAGAGGAGCGATGCTTCGTTGAAGTGGTAGAGAAGATCCCGCTTTTAGCCCGATCCGATGCCGCCGTCTTGATTTCGGGAGAGACCGGAACCGGCAAGGAGCTTTTCGCGCGGGCGATCCACTATCAAGGCCCTCGACGAGGAAAGCCGTTTATTCCGGTCAACTGCGGGGCGCTGCCCGATCATCTCTTTGAAAATGAACTCTTCGGCCATGCAAAAGGGGCCTTTACCGACGCATCGCAAGAGGCGGCGGGGCTGATCGCCGAAGCCGAGGGGGGAACCCTCTTTTTGGATGAGATCGACGCGATCAGCCCTTCGGCTCAGGTCAAGCTCCTTCGTTTCCTGCAGGACCGGGCGTATCGTCCTCTTGGCGCCGCCAAAAGCAGGGTGGCCGACGTCCGGATCATCGCCGCGAGCAATGCGAACTTAACGGAATTGGTGGAGGGCAAGCTCTTTCGACAAGATCTTTATTACCGCCTCCATGTCCTCTCCCTCACCGCTCCCCCCCTCCGAGAGCGGAGCGGCGACATCCCGCTTCTGGCCGCTCATTTTCTGGCGAAATATGCGAACCAGTATGAAAAACCGGCGTCTTATCTTTCCCATCGTGCCCTTCAAAAATTGCTTGCCTATCCCTGGCCGGGGAATGTCCGGGAATTGGAGGGGGTGTTGCAAAAAGCGGTTGTTCTTGGCTCCTCCCCGCTGCTTCAGCCGGAAGCGATCCATCTTCCGGAGCCTCCCCGGCGGGAAGCGTCGGGAGGGGACTCCCTTCAAGCGGTCAAGACCCGGGCCATTGCCTCCGTTGAGCGGGCCTACCTGAGCGACCTTCTGACAAGACATCAAGGAAATATCACACAAGCGGCAAAGGGGGCCGGGAAGAAGCGCCAGGTGCTTCAGCGGCTTCTTCGAAAATATGGACTGGAGCGCCAGACCTTCCAGAAAACGCTCTGA
- a CDS encoding TOTE conflict system archaeo-eukaryotic primase domain-containing protein, with the protein MSSDEEEGGERMNWRIDVQHFASLFRGHPDAFGLMQDGKIAAVRCPVSLLHYRHHLEGKIRLGIYPLLSNGRTLFLALDFDGPGSRESAWRVLHFARHFHLPFVWEVSKSGDAHLWLFFSGPVSSRDARRVARMLLEESEARAEIFPKQDEVPEGGLGNFIWLPLSGESVGKGRTLFIDPESLDPYPDQNSFLSGVRKVSEEDLARLVDMNGLNATDHRADRECGQARTYPGHLLPCAQKMLEGVSEGCRDVVAFRLAIHLKSHGYTWERAKELLQDWNATRNRPPLSSGEVAAKVQSAYLRGYSGYGCEDPLIVPFCEESCPVKQKTLAVQFVAEEGCR; encoded by the coding sequence ATGTCTTCGGATGAAGAAGAGGGAGGCGAGAGGATGAACTGGCGCATCGACGTCCAGCATTTTGCCTCCCTCTTCCGGGGACATCCGGATGCCTTCGGCCTGATGCAGGACGGGAAGATCGCTGCCGTGCGCTGCCCGGTCTCTCTGCTCCACTACCGGCATCATCTGGAGGGGAAAATCCGGCTCGGGATCTATCCGCTTCTTTCGAATGGGCGGACTTTATTTCTGGCCCTCGATTTCGATGGGCCCGGCTCCCGGGAGTCCGCGTGGCGGGTCCTCCATTTCGCACGGCATTTTCATCTCCCTTTCGTTTGGGAGGTGAGCAAATCCGGAGACGCCCATCTCTGGCTCTTCTTTTCCGGGCCGGTCTCATCCCGCGATGCCCGGCGGGTCGCCCGGATGCTGCTGGAAGAGTCGGAGGCCCGGGCGGAGATCTTCCCAAAGCAGGACGAAGTGCCAGAGGGCGGGCTGGGAAACTTCATCTGGCTCCCCCTTTCCGGCGAGTCGGTGGGGAAAGGGAGGACCCTCTTTATCGATCCCGAGAGTCTGGATCCTTATCCCGATCAGAACAGTTTCCTTTCAGGAGTTCGGAAGGTCTCCGAAGAGGATCTCGCCCGGCTGGTGGATATGAATGGCCTGAACGCTACGGATCACAGAGCCGATCGCGAATGTGGCCAGGCCAGGACCTATCCCGGCCATCTCCTCCCTTGTGCTCAAAAGATGCTGGAGGGGGTTTCGGAGGGGTGCCGCGACGTGGTTGCCTTTCGCCTCGCGATTCACCTCAAATCGCATGGCTATACCTGGGAAAGGGCAAAGGAACTTCTTCAGGACTGGAACGCGACACGAAACAGGCCGCCGTTATCCTCGGGAGAGGTCGCGGCAAAGGTTCAGTCGGCCTATCTTCGTGGCTACAGCGGCTATGGGTGTGAGGACCCGCTGATCGTCCCGTTCTGTGAGGAGAGCTGCCCGGTAAAACAGAAAACGCTTGCGGTTCAGTTCGTAGCGGAGGAGGGTTGTCGATGA
- a CDS encoding DUF1566 domain-containing protein, with translation MWERSPDITEHPWNWDGASSAPHVCVTKTTGTRGGWRLPSIQELQSLYPLGSGHPFQNVQLKGYWSATTDIGWTTSAWVSSPSPSGVAWGIYDKNAKFYVWCVRGGSGLDAQ, from the coding sequence GTGTGGGAGAGGTCGCCGGACATAACAGAGCATCCTTGGAATTGGGATGGGGCTAGTAGTGCCCCTCATGTATGTGTAACGAAGACGACAGGAACTCGTGGTGGTTGGAGGCTCCCATCAATTCAGGAGCTGCAAAGCCTGTATCCACTTGGTAGTGGCCATCCATTCCAAAATGTACAGCTTAAGGGATACTGGTCGGCCACTACAGACATAGGTTGGACGACGAGCGCGTGGGTATCGAGTCCGAGTCCTAGCGGGGTGGCGTGGGGCATCTATGATAAGAACGCTAAATTCTATGTATGGTGTGTGCGAGGCGGATCAGGCCTGGATGCTCAGTGA
- a CDS encoding helix-turn-helix transcriptional regulator: MLLKIIEALAAGRIGVVAFGPDGAPSFMNREAKRILNGRAPEEIPVPRRGRKSILFRSERGTWRVRALRRGKKEKSLLLEPLPEKGDLRSIRSRLIRAGLSLRQQQIALLAVQGASNRQMAERFCICAQTVRDHLREIFKKLRVHRRCELCIKLTGPNFRRD; encoded by the coding sequence ATGCTTTTGAAGATCATTGAGGCCCTCGCCGCAGGACGAATCGGGGTGGTCGCGTTCGGACCGGACGGAGCGCCCTCTTTCATGAACCGGGAGGCGAAACGGATCCTCAACGGAAGGGCTCCGGAGGAGATCCCCGTTCCGAGACGGGGGCGAAAGTCGATCCTCTTCCGCTCCGAGCGGGGAACCTGGCGGGTCCGGGCGCTCCGCCGCGGTAAAAAGGAGAAGAGCCTGCTGCTGGAGCCGCTGCCGGAAAAAGGGGATCTTCGATCGATCCGCTCCCGGCTGATCCGAGCCGGCCTCAGTTTACGGCAACAGCAGATCGCGCTGCTGGCGGTGCAGGGGGCTTCCAACCGCCAGATGGCCGAGCGATTCTGCATCTGCGCGCAGACGGTCCGAGATCATCTGCGGGAGATCTTCAAGAAGCTCCGGGTCCACCGCCGATGCGAACTCTGCATCAAGCTCACGGGACCAAACTTCCGAAGGGACTGA